The Nitrospiria bacterium genome includes the window TGAAGAAAATTAAGGTTCTTATCGCCGATGATCACCAGGTAGTGCGTGAAGGTTTAAGCGCTGTTCTTCGGACCAAAGAGGACGTTCAAGTGGTGGGGGAGGTCCGAAACGGTCAAGAGGCCGTGGAAAAGGCCAGAGAGTTGAAACCGAATGTGGTTCTGATGGATATCAGTATGCCCGTGATGGACGGTATAGAAGCCACCCGTATTATCCGGACCGAACATCCAGATATTGGTGTGGTGGTTTTGACAATGCATGAAGAAGAAGAGTTTATTTTTGATGTGGTCAAAGCAGGCGCAACGGGATACCTGCTGAAAGACTCAGACTCCGCGCAGATTGTGAAAGCCATCCGTGCCATTTCCCAAGGGGAATCCTTAATCCACCCGGCTATTGCCACAAAGATTCTGGCAGAATTCTCACAACTCTCG containing:
- a CDS encoding response regulator transcription factor, with product MKKIKVLIADDHQVVREGLSAVLRTKEDVQVVGEVRNGQEAVEKARELKPNVVLMDISMPVMDGIEATRIIRTEHPDIGVVVLTMHEEEEFIFDVVKAGATGYLLKDSDSAQIVKAIRAISQGESLIHPAIATKILAEFSQLSGEKGKRTAKAKDDLTAREIGILQQVAEGKTNKEIASDLNLSEKTIKNHVRNIFHKLHVYDRTQAAFHALRKGLIKLNPDKDGR